The Caenorhabditis elegans chromosome II genome has a segment encoding these proteins:
- the Y17G7B.18 gene encoding putative RNA methyltransferase Y17G7B.18 (Confirmed by transcript evidence) gives MSSHRRGSFRGRKRFYRDTFAPGGSKTDPLNIEIELTENPEEEKKRLGLLDPTTERSKKRKVEKDEKSEKPAENSPFKKNQYNSPRKDSRRPPQLSKEEKSAAENRKQKTEYFNKKYRYGNFDRYYGIRLNPGESDKRLSVFQKDWFEHKQALDIGCNAGFLTLSIAKDFSPRRIIGIDIDEHLIGVARKNIRHYCDHETEVSGKFPASFGVQFGTVSQRNEAPRSFSTKFPDNIWFKKENYVLESDEMLDMIQPEFDVILALSITKWIHLNWGDDGMRRFFRRAYAQLHPGGRLIIEPQAFDSYKKRAKMSEELKANYSKIEFKPEDFEMWLIETVGFESVEKLGVVGAKSKGFERPIDVYLKPLHPKTDAIPLGYI, from the exons ATGTCCAGCCACCGCCGCGGCTCCTTTCGAGGCCGAAAACGCTTCTACCGCGACACTTTCGCGCCAGGAGGCTCGAAAACCGACCCGCTCAACATTGAAATCGAGCTAACCGAGAATCCggaagaggagaagaagcGTCTAGGGCTTCTGGATCCAACGACCGAGCGTTCCAAGAAGCGGAAGGTGGAAAAGGatgaaaaatcggagaaaCCAGCCGAAAATTCGCCGTTTAAG aaaaatcaatacaattCACCGCGAAAGGACTCCCGTCGCCCCCCACAACTCAGTAAAGAGGAGAAAAGTGCCGCCGAAAATCGGAAACAAAAAACcgaatatttcaataaaaaatatcgataCGGGAATTTCGACAGATATTACGGAATCCGTTTGAATCCTGGAGAGTCTGACAAGCggctttcagtttttcagaagGATTGGTTCGAGCACAAGCAGGCTCTTGATATTG gTTGTAACGCTGGTTTCCTGACTCTTTCCATCGCAAAAGACTTCTCGCCGCGTCGAATTATCGGAATTGATATTGATGAGCATTTGATTGGAGTTGCACGCAAGAATATTCGACATTATTGTGATCATGAGACTGAG GTATCCGGAAAATTCCCCGCCTCATTTGGTGTACAATTCGGCACAGTAAGCCAACGAAACGAAGCTCCTCGatcattttccacaaaattccCCGATAatatttggtttaaaaaagagaattaTGTACTGGAATCGGATGAGATGCTTGATATGATTCAACCGGAATTTGATGTGATTCTTGCATTATCAATTACAAAATGGATTCATTTGAATTGGGGTGATGATGGAATGAGGAGATTCTTTAGAAGAGCTTATGCTCAACTTCATCCTG gaGGCCGCCTAATCATCGAACCACAAGCATTCGACAGCTAcaaaaaacgtgcaaaaatGAGCGAGGAGTTGAAGGCAAATTACTCGAAAATCGAGTTTAAGCCCGAGGATTTCGAGATGTGGCTCATCGAAACTGTCGGATTTGAATCTGTGGAAAAGCTGGGCGTCGTCGGAGCCAAATCAAAAGGATTCGAACGTCCGATTGATGTTTATTTGAAGCCATTGCACCCGAAAACTGACGCCATTCCGCTGGGAtatatttga
- the Y17G7B.18 gene encoding putative RNA methyltransferase Y17G7B.18 (Partially confirmed by transcript evidence), which yields MSSHRRGSFRGRKRFYRDTFAPGGSKTDPLNIEIELTENPEEEKKRLGLLDPTTERSKKRKVEKDEKSEKPAENSPFKKLQKNQYNSPRKDSRRPPQLSKEEKSAAENRKQKTEYFNKKYRYGNFDRYYGIRLNPGESDKRLSVFQKDWFEHKQALDIGCNAGFLTLSIAKDFSPRRIIGIDIDEHLIGVARKNIRHYCDHETEVSGKFPASFGVQFGTVSQRNEAPRSFSTKFPDNIWFKKENYVLESDEMLDMIQPEFDVILALSITKWIHLNWGDDGMRRFFRRAYAQLHPGGRLIIEPQAFDSYKKRAKMSEELKANYSKIEFKPEDFEMWLIETVGFESVEKLGVVGAKSKGFERPIDVYLKPLHPKTDAIPLGYI from the exons ATGTCCAGCCACCGCCGCGGCTCCTTTCGAGGCCGAAAACGCTTCTACCGCGACACTTTCGCGCCAGGAGGCTCGAAAACCGACCCGCTCAACATTGAAATCGAGCTAACCGAGAATCCggaagaggagaagaagcGTCTAGGGCTTCTGGATCCAACGACCGAGCGTTCCAAGAAGCGGAAGGTGGAAAAGGatgaaaaatcggagaaaCCAGCCGAAAATTCGCCGTTTAAG aaattgcagaaaaatcaatacaattCACCGCGAAAGGACTCCCGTCGCCCCCCACAACTCAGTAAAGAGGAGAAAAGTGCCGCCGAAAATCGGAAACAAAAAACcgaatatttcaataaaaaatatcgataCGGGAATTTCGACAGATATTACGGAATCCGTTTGAATCCTGGAGAGTCTGACAAGCggctttcagtttttcagaagGATTGGTTCGAGCACAAGCAGGCTCTTGATATTG gTTGTAACGCTGGTTTCCTGACTCTTTCCATCGCAAAAGACTTCTCGCCGCGTCGAATTATCGGAATTGATATTGATGAGCATTTGATTGGAGTTGCACGCAAGAATATTCGACATTATTGTGATCATGAGACTGAG GTATCCGGAAAATTCCCCGCCTCATTTGGTGTACAATTCGGCACAGTAAGCCAACGAAACGAAGCTCCTCGatcattttccacaaaattccCCGATAatatttggtttaaaaaagagaattaTGTACTGGAATCGGATGAGATGCTTGATATGATTCAACCGGAATTTGATGTGATTCTTGCATTATCAATTACAAAATGGATTCATTTGAATTGGGGTGATGATGGAATGAGGAGATTCTTTAGAAGAGCTTATGCTCAACTTCATCCTG gaGGCCGCCTAATCATCGAACCACAAGCATTCGACAGCTAcaaaaaacgtgcaaaaatGAGCGAGGAGTTGAAGGCAAATTACTCGAAAATCGAGTTTAAGCCCGAGGATTTCGAGATGTGGCTCATCGAAACTGTCGGATTTGAATCTGTGGAAAAGCTGGGCGTCGTCGGAGCCAAATCAAAAGGATTCGAACGTCCGATTGATGTTTATTTGAAGCCATTGCACCCGAAAACTGACGCCATTCCGCTGGGAtatatttga
- the Y43F11A.1 gene encoding uncharacterized protein (Predicted) yields MPSNTSIRSNSNAIKARAPASAPKRPTSAEYVKKYTEYLATGHQIRHALQRLYDLNCSIQVFEECLTEKVILQKYTGQSEYQYPVTLLMNKFDDLRKREIRVANEKWSKNGELSAAMFTNKMVMEQRMKDLEKMDQKTANNLFVAALGDSCFIPKKKVDYSKFKITKRSKSSTSTSPSSSSSETSSPIA; encoded by the exons ATGCCATCCAATACTTCTATCCGTTCCAACTCAAATGCCATCAAGGCACGTGCTCCAGCTTCAGCTCCAAAACGTCCAACATCAGCTGAATACGTGAAAAAGTACACAGAATACCTTGCAACTGGACATCAAATCCGTCATGCTCTCCAAAGACTCTATGATCTCAATTGTTCGATTCAAGTGTTCGAAGAGTGTCTTACTGAGAAAGtgattcttcaaaaatacacTGGGCAATCCGAATATCAATATCCTGTTACTTTGCTCATGAATAAATTCGATGATCTTCGTAAACGGGAAATTCGTGTCGCCAATGAGAAATGGTCAAAGAATGGAGAATTGAGTGCAGCAATGTTCACGAATAAGATGGTTATGGAACAACGGATGAAGGATTTGGAGAAAATGGATCAGAAGACTgctaataatttatttgttgcTGCTCTTGGAGACTCTTGctttattccaaaaaagaagGTGGATTACTCAAAGTTCAAG atcacaAAGAGATCCAAATCATCTACTTCCACTTCtccatcttcatcttcttccgAAACTTCTTCTCCAATTGCCTAG